The DNA region GCATCGGCAATCCCAAGCACTTCGACGCCGCCGTGGAGGTGCTCAAGAACGCCAAGAACCCGGTCATCGTCTCAGGACGCGGCGTGGTGGACTCGGGCTGCGTCCAAACCATCCAGGCCATGGCCGAGCACCTCGGCGCGCCTGTGGCCACCACGTATCTGCACAACGACGCCTTCCCCTGCGACCACCCGCTGTGGACAGGGCCCATCGGTTACATGGGCTCCAAGGCGGCCATGCGCATCCTGCAGCAGGCCGACGTCATCCTGGCCGTGGGCACCCGCCTGTCCTACTTCGGCACCCTGCCGCAGTACGACATCAACTACTTCCCCAAGACCGCCAAGATCGTGCAGATCGATATCAATCCGCGCCACATCGCCAAGACGCACCCGGTCACGGTGGGGCTCTGCGCCGACGCCAAGGACGCCTCGGAAGAGCTCTTCACCAGTCTGCGCGCGGCCGTACCGGCCAAGAAGAACATCGAGGCCGTGTATGCCCGAGTCAAGGCCGAGCTCGACACCTGGTACCACGAAATCGCGGCCATAGCCGACGAGCCCGTGGAGGAAGGCCGCATGCATCCGCGCAAGGCCCTGGAGGTGGTCGGCAAGTTCGTGACCGAGTCGAACGCCATCGCCACCACGGATATCGGCAACACGTCCTCCACAGCCAACAGCTACCTGCGCTTCAAGCAGACCAAGCGCCACATCGCCACCCTGACCTTTGGCAACACCGGGTTCGCCTACCAGGCCGGCCTGGGCGCGCAACTGGCCTGCCCGGACGACACCGTGCTCGCCATCGTTGGCGACGGCGCCTGGGGAATGAGCCTTTTCGAGGTGCCCACCGCCGTCCAGTTCAACCTCCCGGTCATCGCCACCGTCTACAACAACGGCGCCTGGTGCGCGGAGAAGAAGAATCAGGTCGACTTCTACAACAACCGTTTCGTGGGCGCGGACATCTGGTCCAAGTCATACGCGAAGATCGCCGAGGCCATGGGCGCCGACGGCTACAGGGTCAACACCCAGAAAGATCTGGCCGAGGCCCTGGATGCGGCCAGGAAGAACCGGCGCCCTGCCGTCATCGAGGTCATGACCGACGGCACCCGCCTGGCTCCGCCCTTCCGGCGCGACGCCCTGGCGCTGCCGACGCGTTTCCTGCCCAAGTATGAGCATCTGGACAAGAAGCACTTTCCGGACGCCTAGAAGCAGAACCACAGACTTGCTCCTGCCGGGTCCGGGCCACTGACGACCCGGCCCGGCGGAGCAGTCGAACGCCAAAAGAGAGAAATACAATGAGCAGAGTAGACGAACTCATTCAGGCCGGTCGCAAAGCGCAACAACAGGTAGCCGGATATACCCAGAAACAGATCGACGACGTCTGCCTCGCTGTGGGCTGGGCCCTGTACAACGACGACAACGTCCACGCGCTTGCCAAGCTGGCTGTCGAGGAGACCGGCTACGGCAACTACGAAAGCAAGGTCACCAAGCACAAGCGCAAGGTCGGCGGAGCTGTTGAAGACATCATTGGCAAGACCTCCGTCGGGCTGATCGAGCGCAACGAAGAGACCGGCATTTCCAAGTATGCCAAGCCTGTAGGCCTGGTTTGCGCGATCCTGCCAGCCACCAACCCCACTGCCACGGCAGGCACCAAGGCCGTGGCCATTCTCAAAGGCCGTAACGCGGTCATCTTCCGCCCAAGCAGCCGGGCCCGCAAAGCCAGCAGCATGGCCGTGGAGTACATGCGCGAGGCCCTGCGCCGCATCGGGGCTCCTGCGGATCTGGTGCAAATCTACAGCGACGCCGACATCCCCACCACGGGCGAGCTCATGCAGAAATGCGACCTGGTTGTGGCCACTGGCGGCGGCCCCATGGTCCGTGCGGCCTACTCCAGCGGTACGCCCTCCTACGGCGTGGGCGTTGGCAACGCCGTTTGCATCATCGCCGATGACGCGGACGTGAAGGAAGCCGTGGCAATGATCGCGAGCAGCAAGACCTTCGACTACGCCACGTCGTGCTCCTCGGAAAACTCCATCATCGTGCAGCGGGGCATCCTGGATGAGGTGCTGGACGAGATCAGAGCCAACAAGGGGTACATCTGCTCACCCGAGGAGAAGGCGAAGCTGCGCAAATGGATGTGGCAGGTCAACGACAAGGGCAAGCTGAAGATCAACGGAAAGGTCGTGGCCCAGTCCGCCACCCGCATCGCGGCCGACGCAGGCATCAAGGTTCCGGCCGACACCAGCATGCTGGTCGTCATGGGCGACGAGCCCGCGGTGGAGGACAAGTTCGCCGACGAGAAGCTGAGCCCCGTCCTGACGGTCTTCACCTATGACGGCTTCGACGAAGCCCTGGCAAAGATCGCGTCCATCACGGACCGCTACGGCCGCGGCCATTCCATGGGCATCCACACCTACCGGACCGACTACATCGAACGCATGGGCCAGACCATGCTGACCAGCCGCATCACTGTCCGCCAGCCCATGGCCGCAGCCAACGGCGGGCACGCCATGAACTATATGCCGCCCACTGCGACCCTGGGCTGCGGCACCTGGGGCAAAAACAGCACCACGGAGAACATCCATTACAAGCACTTCCTGAACGTCACGTGGGTCAACGAGCCACGGCCGGCCAGGGAGTTCTCTGAGGACGCGATCTGGGGCGACTTTTTCGAACGCATCGGCCACAGCGTGCGAGAAGGAGATAGCTATGAAACTGTTTGAGTACCAAGCCAAGGACGCCTTCCGACAATGCGGCATCCCCGTCCCTGCGGGTGTGCTTGCCGGCAGTATCGACGAGGTTTCGACAGCTCTCGACGAGTTCACCATGCCGTGCGTGGTCAAGTCCCAGGTGCTCCATGGCGGGCGCGGCAAAGCCGGACTGGTCCGGGTCGTTGATAACGCGGACGCCGCCCGTGAGTACGCCCGCTCCCTCTTTGAGGAACGCGGCGTGCGCAGGGTGCTGCTTGAAGGGGCCGTGGAGTTCGAAAACGAGCTCTACCTGGCCATTACCGTGGATGCCGCCGCAGCCAAGGCGACCATCCTGGCCTGCGCCGAGGGCGGCGTGGACATTGAAGAGCTCGCCGCCACCGCACCGGAAAAGATCGTCACCCAGATGGTGGATCTGGACCGAGGCCTCTCGGGCTTCCACATGCGCAACATCGCCTTCGGGCTCGGCTTGACCGGTGACAGGATCAAGGCCTTCAACAAGGTCCTCTCGGCGCTGTATCAGGCATTCCGCAAGTTCGACGCCGAGCTGATCGAGATCAACCCCCTCTTCATGACCAAGGAAGGGACCTTCATAGCCGGCGACGGCAAGCTCTCCATCGATGACAACTCCATCGCGCGCCAGCCAGGCTACGAGATCACCCGCGACCACTTCGACCATGAGATCGAGTACGAAGCTGCGCTGGCCGGTATCCCCTATCTGCAGTTTGACGGCGACATCAGCCTCATGTGCGCCGGAGCGGGACTGACCACCACGGTCTTCGATCTCATCAACTACGCCGGCGGCTCCGTGGCCAACTACCTCGAATTCGGCGGCCCCAACTACACGCGGGCTGTGGACGCCATGGAGCTGTGCCTCAAGAACGAGCAGGCCAAGGTCATCCTCATCGTAACCTTCGGCACCGTGGCCAGGGCCGACGTCATCGCCAAGGGCCTGGCCGACGCCGTGGCCAAGTTCAAGCCATCCATTCCCATCGTGACCTGCATCCGCGGGACCAACGAGGAGGAGGCGTTCCAGATACTCCGGGACCTGGGCCTGACGCCCCTGTCCGAGACCGAGGAGGCGGTGCAGCAGGCCGTGGATATCGCCGCAGGGAGGATTTCATGAGCATCTTCATCGATCAAAGCAACAAGGTCGTGGTCCAGGGCATGACCGGCAAGGAAGGCAGTTACTGGACCAAGCACATGCAGGACATGGGGACCAACGTTGTCTTCGGCAGCACTCCCGGCAAGGAAGGACAGCAGGTCGAAGGCATCCCGGTCTACCACACCATCCGCAGGGGCCTGCGCGACCACGACGTGGACACGGCCATGCTTTTCGTGCCCCCGGCCTACACCAAGGACGCCATCTTCGAGGCCCTGGATGCGGGTATCCGCAAGATCGTGACCATCGCCGACGGCATTCCGCTGCATGAGCTGCTTCAGATCCGTAGCGCGGCCAAGTCCTGCGGGGCCATGGTGGTCGGCGGCAACACCTCGGGCGTCATCTCTCCCGGCAAGGCCATGATGGGCGTGCTGCCCTACTGGATCGAACGGGTCTACAAGCCCGGCCGCATCGGCGTCATGACGCGCAGCGGCTCCCTGACCAACGAGGTCACGGCCGAAGTGGTCAAGGCCGGGTTCGGCGTCTCGACCCTCATGGGCGTGGGCGGAGACTCGGTGCCGCTGACCCGGTTCGCCGAGATCCTGCCCCTCTACCAGGCTGACCCCGACACAGACGCCGTCGTCATCATCGGCGAGCTTGGCGGAACCATGGAGGAAGAGGTGGCCCAGGCCATGGAGAGCGGCGCCTTCACCAAGCCGCTGGTGGCCTTCATCGGAGGCCGCACGGCGCCCAAGGGTAAACGCATGGGCCACGCTGGAGCCATCGTTACCGGCAGCAAAGGGACTGTCGAGGCAAAGGTTGAGGCTCTGACCTCCGCGGGTGGGCGAGTCGCCAAGAAGCCCAGCATGCTCGGCCCCGTACTCCGCGAGCTCATTACATGACATGAATAACAGGGCGGGGTCTCTGACCCCGCCCCCAGC from Oceanidesulfovibrio marinus includes:
- the xsc gene encoding sulfoacetaldehyde acetyltransferase, with translation MPKMTPSEAMAEVLVQEGVGHVSGILGSAFMDLLDLFPAAGIDFISVRHEQTAGHMEDAYCRMTGKAGVVIGQNGPGVTNYVTAVATANMAHTPMVVLSPSAGSISVGWDGFQECDTWNLFKPITKASLRVPHPNRAADILRTAFRIAYAERGPVLVDIPRDYFYGVIDEEILEPSQYRVAPGGIGNPKHFDAAVEVLKNAKNPVIVSGRGVVDSGCVQTIQAMAEHLGAPVATTYLHNDAFPCDHPLWTGPIGYMGSKAAMRILQQADVILAVGTRLSYFGTLPQYDINYFPKTAKIVQIDINPRHIAKTHPVTVGLCADAKDASEELFTSLRAAVPAKKNIEAVYARVKAELDTWYHEIAAIADEPVEEGRMHPRKALEVVGKFVTESNAIATTDIGNTSSTANSYLRFKQTKRHIATLTFGNTGFAYQAGLGAQLACPDDTVLAIVGDGAWGMSLFEVPTAVQFNLPVIATVYNNGAWCAEKKNQVDFYNNRFVGADIWSKSYAKIAEAMGADGYRVNTQKDLAEALDAARKNRRPAVIEVMTDGTRLAPPFRRDALALPTRFLPKYEHLDKKHFPDA
- a CDS encoding aldehyde dehydrogenase family protein, which translates into the protein MSRVDELIQAGRKAQQQVAGYTQKQIDDVCLAVGWALYNDDNVHALAKLAVEETGYGNYESKVTKHKRKVGGAVEDIIGKTSVGLIERNEETGISKYAKPVGLVCAILPATNPTATAGTKAVAILKGRNAVIFRPSSRARKASSMAVEYMREALRRIGAPADLVQIYSDADIPTTGELMQKCDLVVATGGGPMVRAAYSSGTPSYGVGVGNAVCIIADDADVKEAVAMIASSKTFDYATSCSSENSIIVQRGILDEVLDEIRANKGYICSPEEKAKLRKWMWQVNDKGKLKINGKVVAQSATRIAADAGIKVPADTSMLVVMGDEPAVEDKFADEKLSPVLTVFTYDGFDEALAKIASITDRYGRGHSMGIHTYRTDYIERMGQTMLTSRITVRQPMAAANGGHAMNYMPPTATLGCGTWGKNSTTENIHYKHFLNVTWVNEPRPAREFSEDAIWGDFFERIGHSVREGDSYETV
- a CDS encoding succinate--CoA ligase subunit beta; its protein translation is MKLFEYQAKDAFRQCGIPVPAGVLAGSIDEVSTALDEFTMPCVVKSQVLHGGRGKAGLVRVVDNADAAREYARSLFEERGVRRVLLEGAVEFENELYLAITVDAAAAKATILACAEGGVDIEELAATAPEKIVTQMVDLDRGLSGFHMRNIAFGLGLTGDRIKAFNKVLSALYQAFRKFDAELIEINPLFMTKEGTFIAGDGKLSIDDNSIARQPGYEITRDHFDHEIEYEAALAGIPYLQFDGDISLMCAGAGLTTTVFDLINYAGGSVANYLEFGGPNYTRAVDAMELCLKNEQAKVILIVTFGTVARADVIAKGLADAVAKFKPSIPIVTCIRGTNEEEAFQILRDLGLTPLSETEEAVQQAVDIAAGRIS
- a CDS encoding succinate--CoA ligase subunit alpha, which codes for MSIFIDQSNKVVVQGMTGKEGSYWTKHMQDMGTNVVFGSTPGKEGQQVEGIPVYHTIRRGLRDHDVDTAMLFVPPAYTKDAIFEALDAGIRKIVTIADGIPLHELLQIRSAAKSCGAMVVGGNTSGVISPGKAMMGVLPYWIERVYKPGRIGVMTRSGSLTNEVTAEVVKAGFGVSTLMGVGGDSVPLTRFAEILPLYQADPDTDAVVIIGELGGTMEEEVAQAMESGAFTKPLVAFIGGRTAPKGKRMGHAGAIVTGSKGTVEAKVEALTSAGGRVAKKPSMLGPVLRELIT